ACCCGGCGGTGATCATGCGGTACAACGGTCCGCAGCCGCCGGACAAGGATCATGAGTACTACCTGCAGGTGTGGGCCACCAAGAAGCCGTTGCCCGGCTTGAATCAGGGCTTCTGGCTCAACGAGCTGTTGCACGCGCTGCGCAACAGCGGTGAAGTGCCCGACACCGACGGCATCTTCCTGACCGGCAAGGCGTGAGCCACATGAGCCCCCGCAGGCGGGGGCTGTCAGCATCACTGACTGGGGGTGGGTCAGTACAAAACCACCTTCAGTCCGACTTCGTCGTCCAGCTCCCGCCAGTGGGAGCGTGACCACAACAAAGAAAGGACACCATCACACTATGGCCTGCACCACGATTCTGGTAGGTAAAGACGCGAGCTATGACGGCTCGACCATCATCGCCCGCAACGAGGATTCCGCGAACGGCGAGTTCAACCCGAAGCGCTTCATCGTCGTGAAGCCGGAGGAACAGCCGCGCGAATACAAGTCGGTGATCTCCCACCTAACCATCACCCTGCCGGACGACCCGCTGCAGTACACCGCCGTGCCGAACGCGGACCTCAAGGAAGGTATTTGGGGCGAGGCCGGCGTCAACGAGGCGAACGTGGCGATGAGCGCCACCGAAACCCTGACCACCAACGAGCGCGTGCTCGGCGCCGACCCGTTCGTGGAATACACGCCGGCCAAGGGCGATGAGCCCGAGGTGCCCGGCGGCATCGGCGAAGAGGACTTCCTGACCATCGTGCTGCCGTATGTCAAGACCGCACGCGAGGGCGTCCAGCGCCTCGGCGCGCTGCTTGAGGAATTCGGCACCTACGAGATGAATGGCGTCGCCTTCTCCGACTCCAACGAAATCTGGTGGCTGGAAACTGTGGGCGGCCATCACTGGATTGCCAAGCGCGTGCCGGACGAGGCCTACGTGACCATGCCGAACCAGCTCGGTATCGACGAATTCGACCTTGAGGACGCTCTGGGTGACCAGGAAGCGCACATGTGTTCCGAAGACCTTGCCGAATTCATCGAAACCAACCATTTGGACCTCGCGGTGGAGAACACTACCCCGTTCAACCCGCGCGATGCCTTCGGCTCCCACTCCGACTCCGACCACGTGTACAACACCCCGCGCGCCTGGTACATGCAGCGCTTCCTCAACCCGTACGACGAGGTGTGGGACGGCCCGGACGCCGACCACAAGCCCACCTCCGACGACATCCCGTGGGCCCGTCAGCCTGAGCGCAAGGTGACCATCGAGGATATCAAGTACGTGCTGAGCTCCCACTACCAGGGCACCCCGTTCGATCCGTACGGCCAGCTGGGCGATGAGCGCACCCGCCACATGTACCGCACGATCGGCATCAACCGCCAGAGCCAGCTCGCGGTGATGCAGATCCGCCCGTACCGCCCGCAGGCCTCCCGCGCCATCCAGTGGATGGCATACGGCTCCAACCCGTTCAACACGCTGGTACCGTTCTTCCCGAACGTGGAC
This DNA window, taken from Bifidobacterium longum subsp. longum JCM 1217, encodes the following:
- a CDS encoding C69 family dipeptidase: MACTTILVGKDASYDGSTIIARNEDSANGEFNPKRFIVVKPEEQPREYKSVISHLTITLPDDPLQYTAVPNADLKEGIWGEAGVNEANVAMSATETLTTNERVLGADPFVEYTPAKGDEPEVPGGIGEEDFLTIVLPYVKTAREGVQRLGALLEEFGTYEMNGVAFSDSNEIWWLETVGGHHWIAKRVPDEAYVTMPNQLGIDEFDLEDALGDQEAHMCSEDLAEFIETNHLDLAVENTTPFNPRDAFGSHSDSDHVYNTPRAWYMQRFLNPYDEVWDGPDADHKPTSDDIPWARQPERKVTIEDIKYVLSSHYQGTPFDPYGQLGDERTRHMYRTIGINRQSQLAVMQIRPYRPQASRAIQWMAYGSNPFNTLVPFFPNVDTTPAYLEDTTTRVTSENFYWANRIIAALCDGAFRSTSNAVERYQEKTGAMGHRLVAATDEQIARLGLTAAEEAAQSAAEEEFEADNVDGDVQPMTPDETIAALRNPEVREILAAANQTMADQLKEETEKLLDSVLYTRSMEMKNGFHMSDF